DNA from Mycolicibacterium alvei:
CGGATGTCGACAACTCGATGACCATCGCCCAGGAGGAGATCTTCGGGCCCGTGCTGGTCGTCATCCCGTTCGACGACGAAGCCGACGCGGTGCGGATCGCCAACGACTCGGTGTACGGCCTGGCCGGTTCGGTGTACACCACCGACTACCCCAAGGCGATCGAGATCGCCTCGCAGATCCGGACCGGCACGTACGGCGTGAACATGTACGCCTTCGACCCGGGCGCCCCGTTCGGCGGGTACAAGAACTCCGGTATCGGCCGCGAATGCGGACCGGAGGGCATCTCGGGCTACTGCGAGTCCAAGAGCGTGCTGCTGCCGTTCGGCTACACCCCGGAGTAGATCTCCCCGAAAGCCGGAAGGCGCCCTGGGACTGCGGTTTCGGGGCGTCTTTCGTTCGGGTGAGTTCATCCGGCTCGAACCCTCTCCTCGGCGAGCAGACGCTGCGGTACCCGAGATCACGCGAAATGGGGTACCTACGCGTCTGCTCGCGCTGATACGTCAGCGGCCCTGACCCAGCGGACGCAGACGAAGTCGCCGTTGCGTGCGGATTCGGCCTGCGTCCACTCGGACCGGACCGGCAGCACCGGTGACCCTGCCCCCAGGGAGCAGGGTGCATAGCTGACGATCATCTCGTCGATCAGCCCGGCCGTGACGAATTGGGCGGCAACCTCCCCGCCGCCGACCACCCAGACGTCCTTACCTGCCGCGGCAGCCGCCAGCCGGGGGTGCAGTTCGGCTACCTCACCGGAAAACACCTGCACCGGATGCTCGGTGGACACGATCGCGGGACGATGGGTCAGCACCCACGTCGGTTGCTCGTACGCCCACTCGTCGGGCTGGTTCTTCACTATCCACTCGTAGGTCGACGACCCCATCACCAGGGCGCCAATGGTTTTGATGAAATCGTCGTAGCCGAACGGGCCCTGCTGGTCGATGTCGCGCGAGATCAGCCAGTTCAGGCTGTCCTCGGTGTCGACGATGAAACCGTCCAGGCTCGATGCGGTGTAGTACACGGTCTTCACCGGTCAGTCCCTCCTCATCCATTCGAGTGGGTCGCCCCGGTCGACGTCGAGACCATGGCGGGCCAACATGGTCCGCACCAGGGCACGCCGGTGTGCCGAGTAGGTCAGCACATGCGCGACAATCCCGTACAGCTGAAAGGATTCGGGCGGATCGCACAGTGCGTCGATCACGGTGTCGCCCAGCCGTCCCGCTGCCGAGTACTCCGATATCAGTGTGGTCCAGCGCTTCCCGATGACACGCTGGTGCGCCGCGAGTTGCCCGGCCGTCGTCTGGCTGGTGGTTGACCGCGACGGAAAATCCCGACCCTCGATGGTCGCCAGCCAAACCTCTTTGGTCCACACGATCGCCCCGAGCACGGTCGCGACGCTGGGTTCCGGACCGTCCCAGTCCAGCACCACCTGCTCCGGTGAAACCTCTTGTACCCATTGCTGTTCGGAGAGCGCAGCGGCGGCACCGATCAGGTACTCGGTGTCGGCGACATCGTGTACGAGCATGAACTGGGCGATATCGGGACCGGATGACTCTCCAGGGTCGGCGTCACACCACAATGACTGTGGCGGATGGAAGTGCACCCCGTTGGGAGCGGTCAACCGGAATCCGACATCGCCGGCACGTGAGGGCGGCACGCCGAAGACGCGGCGAAACGCCCGCGAGAACACCTCGGCCGACGACCAGCCCTCCGCCTCGGCCACCTCAGCCACCCCGGTGCCCTGCTGCAACCGCCACGCCGCGCGCTCGAGCATGACCCGTCGGCGCAGCGCCGCGGGTGGCTCCCCGGTGAGCCTGCGCACCTCCCGGGAGAAGTGAAACTCCGATGCGTAACTGCTGCGGGCCATGTCGCCGACACCGGAGTTGTCGTCGTCGACGACGGCGTCGAGTAGTTCCCGTAGCCGGTCACGCCCGTTCGGTTGAACCTCCACGGTCACCGAGTATCGTCCGCCACCCGGCCTCAGGACATGACATTTCCTGCTGTGATCGCCCCGCCCGCGTCAGCTGTCCAGCACCTGCGCCACCCGGGCCTCGACGTCGACACCGTCGAGGTCGGACAGGTCCACCCCGAACCGTTCGGTGAGTGCATCGAGAACCTGTGCGGCGGTATCAAATCGGATGCGTTCGGTCTCACCGCTGCGGTGGATGGCCAGGTTCCGGCCGCGCAAGTTGATCCGCGCGTCGTCGGTGATCAGCGCCGCGGACAGCCCGACCACGAAGACACCACCGGGATGCGTTGACACATACCAGCTTCCGACTTCCAGGTCGATACGCGGTTGCGGCACCGTGGTGAACCGGTACAGCGGCTGCCACTGGCCGCGGACCTGCGCGGCCAACTCGTACTCCGGCTCACCGCGGGTCGGCAGTTCGAGCAGCCGGTAGGGCTCGTGGCGGGTCTGCTGCACCGCACCGGTCTGCAGCCGGATCGGCGACGGGAGCGTCTGGCCGCCGAAGCCGACGTCGACCAGGAAGCGTCCGGGCTCCCCGGGAACCGTCACGGCCAGCACGTGGTGGGTGAGTGCGGGCAACGGAGCGTCGGGTTCCTTCATCCACACCACCCGCCCGGCCAGACGGTCGACGCCGTACCCCAACTCGTCCAGGGCGTAGCCGA
Protein-coding regions in this window:
- a CDS encoding helix-turn-helix domain-containing protein yields the protein MTVEVQPNGRDRLRELLDAVVDDDNSGVGDMARSSYASEFHFSREVRRLTGEPPAALRRRVMLERAAWRLQQGTGVAEVAEAEGWSSAEVFSRAFRRVFGVPPSRAGDVGFRLTAPNGVHFHPPQSLWCDADPGESSGPDIAQFMLVHDVADTEYLIGAAAALSEQQWVQEVSPEQVVLDWDGPEPSVATVLGAIVWTKEVWLATIEGRDFPSRSTTSQTTAGQLAAHQRVIGKRWTTLISEYSAAGRLGDTVIDALCDPPESFQLYGIVAHVLTYSAHRRALVRTMLARHGLDVDRGDPLEWMRRD
- a CDS encoding dihydrofolate reductase family protein, whose amino-acid sequence is MKTVYYTASSLDGFIVDTEDSLNWLISRDIDQQGPFGYDDFIKTIGALVMGSSTYEWIVKNQPDEWAYEQPTWVLTHRPAIVSTEHPVQVFSGEVAELHPRLAAAAAGKDVWVVGGGEVAAQFVTAGLIDEMIVSYAPCSLGAGSPVLPVRSEWTQAESARNGDFVCVRWVRAADVSARADA
- a CDS encoding arylamine N-acetyltransferase family protein; this translates as MGPSPSDAFDLPGYLGRIGYHGSTQPDSDTLRAIVAAHGRSIPFENLDPLLGLPVADLGAAALTDKLITRRRGGYCYEHNGLLGYALDELGYGVDRLAGRVVWMKEPDAPLPALTHHVLAVTVPGEPGRFLVDVGFGGQTLPSPIRLQTGAVQQTRHEPYRLLELPTRGEPEYELAAQVRGQWQPLYRFTTVPQPRIDLEVGSWYVSTHPGGVFVVGLSAALITDDARINLRGRNLAIHRSGETERIRFDTAAQVLDALTERFGVDLSDLDGVDVEARVAQVLDS